In one Magallana gigas chromosome 7, xbMagGiga1.1, whole genome shotgun sequence genomic region, the following are encoded:
- the LOC105329786 gene encoding myosin heavy chain, striated muscle isoform X1: MSNVGPFDPQDPDFQYLAVDRKKMLKEQTQPFDGKKMCWVPDEKEGFVGAEIQSSKGDEITVKTIEKQENRTVKKDDIQQMNPPKFEKIEDMANMTYLNEASVLHNLRSRYYLGMIYTYSGLFCVAINPYRRLPIYTESIIAKYRGKRRMEMPPHLFSIADNAYQFMVQDRENQSMLITGESGAGKTESTKKVIQYFARVAANIYRESQKRGHDGGPYVVSVQGNLEDQIIQANPVLEAFGNAKTVRNNNSSRFGKFIRIHFGPTGKIAGADIETYLLEKSRVTFQQPAERDYHIFYQLLSGGLKDIKERLLCECDPALFSFINQGALTVEGIDDVEEMRITDEAFDILGFTQEEKNSMYKCTGAILHMGEMKFKQRPREEQAEADGTAEAERVAFLLGVNAGDLLKALLKPKIKVGTEVVTQGRNKDQVVYSVGALAKSIYDRMFKWLVMRVNKTLDTKAKRNYYIGVLDIAGFEIFDFNSFEQLCINYTNERLQQFFNHHMFILEQEEYKKEGIQWEFIDFGMDLQACIDLIEKPMGILSILEEECMFPKANDNTFKEKLYANHMGKSPNFGKPGKASKPGLPAPHFELHHYAGSVPYNIGGWLEKNKDPINETVVELLSHSKEHLVQTLFASHDDPADSGGHKKKKKSASFQTISALHRESLNKLMKNLYSTHPHFVRCIIPNEFKQPGVIDAALVLNQLQCNGVLEGIRICRKGFPSRVIYSEFKQRYSILAPNAIPQGFADGKVVTEKILLALQLDPAEYRLGNTKVFFKAGVLGMLEEMRDERLGKIISMFQAHIRGYLVRKQYKKLQDQRVGLSIIQRNIRKWLMLRNWQWWRLYCKVKPLLNIARAEEEMKKKLEEMEKIKEELEKISRIKKELEEQNVTLLEQKNDIYLQLQTEQDSLVDAEDRIEKLINQKADLESQLKEMEERLLDEEDAAADLEGIKKKMESENDELKKDIEDLENSLAKAEQEKATRDNQIKTLQDEMASQDEVIARLNRDKKSMDEGTKQLNEKLQAEEDKVNHLNKLKQKLESTLDELEDNLEREKKVRGDVEKAKRKLEQDLKSTQGAVEDLERIKRDLEEANRKKDAEIANMNARLEDEGGLVASLQRKIKELQARIEELEEELEAERAARTKVEKQRAEVTRELEDLSERLDEAGGATSAQIELNKKREQELLKLRRDLEESTLQHEAQVSSLRKKQTDTANEMADQIDQLQKAKSRFEKEKKDLHRECEDLQAQIQHVTKQKGAVDKVTKHLESQLSEANAKIEEANRQIQDLNNQRSKYSQESTDLAAQLEDAEHRIGALTKEKVALASQLEEARRSLDEETRARQKLQSDVRNLNADIDTLREQLEEEQESKSDMQRQLSKANTEVQMWRAKFEGEGTARAEELEEAKRKLMAKLQEAEQNAEASEAKVSALEKGKARLQGEMEDLMIDVERANANANSLEKKQRAFDKTIQEWQQKVNDLQQELENAQKEARGYSAELFRVKAQYEESQDSIEQLRRENKNLADEIHELTDQLSEGGRSVHEVEKAKRRLEMEKEELQAALEEAEAALEQEEAKVMRSQLEISTIRSEIDRRLQEKEEEFENTRRNHQRAMDSMQASLEAEAKGKAENMRIKKKLEQDINELEIALDAANRGKADLEKNVKKYQQQIKEMQTQIEEEQRQREEARESYNMAERRCMMLQGEVEELRTALEQAERARKAAESELSEANERVNELSAQVSSFQGQKRKLESDIQAMQTDLDEMNNEVKAADERAKKAVADAARLTDELRAEQEHSQQIEKFRKGLEGQIKELQVRLEEAEAQALKGGKKMIAKLEQRVRELEGELDSEQRRHAETQKNMRKADRRMKELAFQADEDRKNHERLQELIEKLQNKIKTYKRQVEEAEEIAAINLAKYRKVQHELEDAEERADTAEGSLTKLRAKNRSSVSVTRTSVSSSSMGPSSNPNFLSPRMRASSSYRSVTPSFDINNDSY, translated from the exons ATGTCGAATGTTGGACCCTTCGATCCTCAGGATCCAGATTTCCAGTATCTGGCCGTGGACCGGAAGAAGATGCTGAAGGAACAGACCCAGCCCTTCGACGGCAAGAAAATGTGTTGGGTGCCCGACGAGAAAGAGGGCTTTGTGGGAGCCGAAATCCAGTCCTCTAAAGGAGATGAGATTACCGTCAAGACTATTGAAAAGCAGGAG AACCGTACAGTGAAGAAGGATGATATCCAACAGATGAACCCACCCAAGTTTGAGAAGATCGAGGACATGGCCAACATGACGTATCTGAACGAAGCCTCTGTACTGCACAACTTGAGATCTCGTTACTACCTGGGGATGATCTAT ACCTACTCTGGACTTTTCTGTGTGGCCATCAACCCCTACCGCCGCCTCCCCATCTACACAGAGAGCATCATCGCCAAATACAGAGGAAAGAGAAGGATGGAGATGCCCCCTCACTTGTTCTCAATCGCAGACAACGCCTACCAGTTCATGGTGCAAG ATCGTGAAAACCAGTCTATGCTTATCAC AGGTGAATCCGGAGCCGGAAAAACAGAAAGTACCAAGAAAGTAATTCAGTATTTTGCTAGAGTGGCGGCTAATATCTACCGTGAATCTCAAAAGCGGGGACACGACGGTGGTCCGTACGTTGTAAGTGTTCAG GGAAATCTGGAAGACCAGATCATTCAGGCTAACCCTGTATTAGAAGCTTTTGGTAACGCCAAGACAGTTCGAAACAACAATTCCTCTCGATTC GGAAAATTCATCAGAATTCACTTTGGACCTACCGGGAAAATCGCTGGAGCAGATATTGAAACAT ACCTGCTGGAGAAATCTCGTGTGACATTCCAACAACCAGCCGAGAGAGACTACCACATATTTTACCAGCTGTTGTCTGGGGGTCTGAAGGACATTAAAG AGCGACTCCTTTGCGAGTGTGACCCCGCCCTGTTCTCCTTCATCAACCAGGGAGCTCTGACTGTGGAAGGCATTGATGACGTGGAGGAAATGAGAATCACTGAT GAAGCTTTTGATATTCTCGGGTTTACTCAAGAAGAGAAGAATAGCATGTACAAGTGCACTGGTGCCATTCTCCACATGGGAGAGATGAAGTTCAAACAAAGGCCTCGTGAAGAGCAGGCAGAAGCTGATGGCACTGCTG AGGCTGAAAGGGTGGCCTTCCTGTTGGGTGTCAATGCTGGAGATTTGTTGAAAGCTCTCCTGAAACCCAAGATCAAGGTTGGAACCGAAGTTGTCACCCAGGGCAGAAATAAAGACCAA GTGGTTTATTCCGTTGGTGCCCTCGCCAAGTCCATCTACGACCGCATGTTCAAATGGTTGGTTATGCGTGTCAACAAGACTCTTGACACCAAGGCCAAGAGAAACTACTACATTGGTGTCCTGGATATCGCTGGTTTCGAAATCTTCGAC ttCAACAGCTTTGAACAACTGTGCATCAACTACACCAATGAAAGGCTTCAACAGTTCTTCAACCACCACATGTTCATTCTGGAACAAGAAGAATATAAGAAGGAGGGTATTCAATGGGAATTCATCGACTTCGGAATGGATCTGCAGGCGTGTATCGATCTCATTGAAAAG CCTATGGGTATTTTGTCCATCCTGGAAGAAGAGTGCATGTTCCCCAAGGCCAACGATAACACCTTCAAGGAGAAACTGTATGCCAACCACATGGGCAAGTCTCCCAACTTTGGAAAGCCTGGAAAAGCATCCAAGCCCGGTCTTCCTGCACCTCACTTTGAACTGCATCACTATGCCGGAAGT GTGCCATACAACATCGGTGGCTGGTTAGAGAAGAACAAGGATCCAATTAACGAGACTGTCGTGGAGCTCCTCAGCCACTCCAAGGAACACCTTGTCCAGACCCTCTTCGCTTCTCATGATGACCCAG CTGATAGTGGTGGCcacaagaagaagaagaagtccGCTTCCTTCCAGACCATCTCAGCTCTGCACAGG GAATCCCTGAACAAGCTGATGAAGAACCTGTACAGCACTCACCCCCACTTTGTCCGCTGTATCATTCCCAACGAGTTCAAACAACCAGGCGTCATTGATGCCGCCCTGGTCCTGAACCAGCTGCAATGTAACGGTGTCCTGGAAGGAATCCGTATTTGCAGGAAAGGATTCCCTAGCAGAGTTATCTACTCTGAGTTCAAACAGAG ATACTCCATTTTGGCCCCCAACGCCATCCCTCAAGGATTTGCTGATGGCAAGGTTGTCACTGAGAAAATCCTTCTGGCCCTGCAGTTGGACCCCGCAGAGTACAGGCTCGGAAACACCAAGGTCTTCTTCAAGGCTGGTGTTCTCGGTATGTTGGAAGAGATGAGAGATGAACGTCTCGGAAAGATCATCTCTATGTTCCAGGCTCATATCCGTGGATACCTCGTCCGCAAGCAATACAAAAAGCTTCAAGACCAgag AGTCGGACTTTCCATCATCCAGAGGAACATCAGAAAATGGTTGATGCTCCGCAACTGGCAGTGGTGGAGACTGTACTGCAAA GTCAAGCCTTTGTTGAACATTGCTCGCGCTGAAGAGGAAATGAAGAAAAAGCTTGAGGAAATGGAAAAGATCAAGGAAGAACTTGAGAAAATCAGCCGTATCAAGAAAGAGCTTGAGGAGCAAAACGTGACCCTTCTGGAACAGAAAAACGATATTTACCTTCAGCTGCAGACCGAGCAAGACAGTTTGGTGGACGCTGAGGACAGAATCGAAAAACTCATCAACCAGAAGGCCGACCTGGAGAGCCAGCTGAAGGAGATGGAGGAGAGACTTCTGGACGAGGAGGACGCTGCAGCAGACCTAGAAGGCATCAAGAAGAAGATGGAGTCAGAAAACGACGAACTGAAGAAAGACATTGAAGACCTAGAAAACTCTTTGGCCAAA GCTGAACAAGAAAAGGCAACTAGAGATAACCAAATTAAGACTCTTCAGGACGAAATGGCATCACAAGACGAGGTAATTGCTCGCCTCAATAGAGATAAAAAGAGTATGGATGAGGGTACAAAACAGCTCAACGAGAAACTTCAGGCCGAGGAAGACAAGGTCAATCACCTCAACAAACTTAAACAGAAGTTGGAGTCTACTCTAGATGAG CTCGAGGACAATCTGGAGAGAGAGAAGAAAGTGAGAGGTGACGTTGAAAAGGCCAAGAGGAAGCTTGAGCAAGATTTGAAATCCACTCAGGGCGCTGTGGAAGATCTCGAACGCATTAAACGCGACCTCGAGGAAGCCAACAGAAA GAAAGATGCCGAGATTGCCAACATGAACGCTCGTCTGGAAGATGAGGGTGGACTCGTGGCTTCTCTACAGAGGAAAATCAAGGAGCTTCAG GCCAGGATCGAGGAACTTGAGGAGGAATTGGAAGCTGAAAGGGCTGCAAGAACAAAG GTCGAGAAACAACGTGCTGAAGTTACTAGAGAACTCGAAGATCTTAGCGAACGCCTTGATGAGGCTGGTGGTGCAACTTCCGCTCAG ATCGAGTTGAACAAAAAGAGGGAACAAGAACTGTTGAAGCTTCGCCGTGATTTGGAGGAATCGACTCTTCAACATGAAGCACAGGTGTCCTCTCTTCGCAAGAAGCAAACTGACACCGCTAATGAAATGGCTGACCAAATCGACCAACTTCAGAAAGCTAAATCTAG AtttgaaaaagagaaaaaggaTCTGCACAGAGAATGTGAAGATCTGCAAGCTCAAATACAACATGTTACTAAACAAAAG GGAGCTGTTGATAAGGTTACCAAGCATCTCGAAAGCCAACTTTCAGAGGCGAATGCTAAAATTGAGGAAGCCAACAGACAGATCCAAGACCTCAATAACCAGAGGTCCAAGTACAGTCAGGAGTCCACAGACCTCGCCGCTCAACTTGAGGATGCCGAACACCGAATCGGCGCTCTTACCAAGGAGAAGGTTGCTCTTGCTAGCCAGCTGGAGGAAGCCAGACGTTCTCTTGATGAGGAAACAAGAGCCAGACAGAAGTTGCAGAGCGACGTGAGGAACCTGAATGCTGACATCGACACCCTCCGTGAACAGCTAGAGGAAGAGCAGGAGTCCAAATCAGACATGCAGCGACAACTGTCCAAGGCCAACACCGAGGTACAGATGTGGCGAGCCAAGTTCGAGGGAGAGGGTACAGCTCGTGCTGAGGAACTTGAAGAGGCAAA GAGGAAGCTCATGGCCAAGCTTCAAGAGGCCGAGCAAAATGCAGAGGCATCTGAGGCCAAGGTTAGCGCTTTGGAGAAGGGCAAAGCCAGATTGCAGGGCGAGATGGAAGATCTAATGATCGATGTCGAGAGAGCCAACGCTAACGCCAACTCCCTGGAGAAGAAACAGCGTGCTTTCGACAAAACCATTCAAGAATGGCAGCAAAAGGTTAACGATCTTCAACAGGAACTTGAAAATGCCCAGAAAGAGGCCCGTGGTTACTCTGCTGAGCTCTTCCGTGTTAAGGCCCAATACGAAGAAAGCCAAGACTCTATTGAACAATTGCGAAGGGAGAACAAGAACCTTGCTG ATGAAATCCACGAACTGACTGATCAACTCTCCGAGGGAGGTCGCAGCGTTCACGAAGTTGAGAAAGCAAAACGCCGTCTGGAAATGGAAAAGGAAGAGCTCCAGGCAGCCCTGGAAGAAGCTGAAGCAGCTCTAGAACAAGAGGAAGCTAAAGTTATGCGTTCTCAGCTGGAGATCTCTACTATCCGATCTGAGATTGACCGCAGGCTTCAGGAGAAGGAGGAAGAATTCGAAAACACTCG tCGTAACCACCAACGTGCAATGGATTCCATGCAGGCAAGTCTTGAAGCTGAGGCCAAGGGCAAAGCTGAAAACATGAGAATCAAGAAGAAATTAGAACAGGACATTAACGAACTTGAAATTGCTCTTGATGCTGCCAACAGAGGAAAGGCTGATTTGGAAAAGAACGTTAAAAAGTACCAACAACAAATCAAG GAAATGCAAACTCAAATCGAAGAGGAGCAACGCCAGAGAGAAGAGGCCCGTGAATCTTATAATATGGCTGAGCGCCGCTGCATGATGCTTCAAGGTGAAGTTGAGGAACTCAGAACAGCCCTTGAACAAGCTGAGAGGGCAAGAAAAGCAGCAGAGAGCGAACTCTCTGAAGCCAACGAACGTGTGAATGAACTTTCTGCCCAAGTGTCCTCTTTCCAGGGACAGAAGAGGAAACTTGAAAGCGATATCCAGGCTATGCAG acCGATCTTGATGAAATGAACAACGAAGTGAAGGCCGCTGATGAACGCGCTAAGAAAGCTGTGGCTGACGCCGCTCGTCTCACCGACGAACTCCGCGCCGAACAGGAGCACAGCCAGCAGATCGAGAAGTTCCGTAAGGGATTAGAAGGACAAATCAAGGAGCTTCAAGTCAGACTTGAGGAGGCCGAGGCTCAGGCACTCAAAGGAGGAAAGAAGATGATCGCCAAACTAGAACAAAGA GTAAGAGAACTTGAAGGAGAACTTGACAGCGAACAGAGAAGACACGCCGAGACCCAGAAGAACATGCGCAAGGCCGATCGCCGTATGAAGGAACTGGCCTTCCAAGCTGACGAAGACCGCAAGAACCACGAGAGACTGCAGGAACTCATTGAAAAACTGCAGAATAAGATCAAGACATACAAGAGACAAGTCGAAGAGGCT GAGGAGATCGCCGCTATCAACCTTGCCAAGTACCGCAAGGTACAGCATGAGCTCGAGGACGCCGAGGAGAGGGCCGATACCGCCGAGGGCTCGCTTACCAAGCTCCGTGCCAAGAACAGAAGCTCTGTGTCTGTTACCCGCACCTCTGTGTCATCTTCTTCAATG